The following coding sequences lie in one Fundulus heteroclitus isolate FHET01 chromosome 20, MU-UCD_Fhet_4.1, whole genome shotgun sequence genomic window:
- the psmd6 gene encoding 26S proteasome non-ATPase regulatory subunit 6: MPLENLEEEGLPKNPDLRIAQLKFLLTMDGHRQDEKVKTELMDAIKANSMAPYYEGLCKELKWPLDSELLSKMKKANEEELKRLDDVLEDAEKNLGESEIRDVMMAKAEYLIRIGDKEGALTAFRKTYDKTVALGHRLDIVFYLLRIGLFYMDSDLITRNSEKAKSLIEEGGDWDRRNRLKVYQGLYCVAIRDFKQAAELFLDTVSTFTSYELMDYKTFVTYTVYVCMIALKRPDLREKVIKGAEILEVLHSLPSVRQYLFSLYECRYSVFFQSLALVEQEMKKDWLFAPHYRYYVREMRIQAYSQLLESYRSLTLGYMAEAFGVSTEFIDQELSRFIAAGRLHCKIDKVNEIVETNRPDSKNWQYQETIKKGDLLLNRVQKLSRVINM, from the exons ATGCCGCTGGAGAACCTGGAGGAGGAGGGTCTGCCCAAGAACCCCGATCTGAGGATAGCTCAGCTCAAGTTTCTGCTCACAATGGACGGCCACCGACAGGACGAGAAAGTGAAGACCGAGCTAATGGATGCTATCAAAGCTAACA GCATGGCTCCGTACTACGAGGGTCTGTGCAAGGAGCTGAAGTGGCCGCTGGACTCGGAGCTGCTGAGCAAAATGAAAAAGGCCAACGAGGAGGAGCTGAAGCGCCTGGACGACGTGCTGGAGGATGCCGAGAAGAACCTGGGCGAGAGCGAGATCCGGGACGTCATGATGGCGAAAGCCGAGTATTTAATCCGAATTGGGGATAAG GAGGGCGCTCTAACAGCTTTCAGGAAGACGTACGACAAGACGGTGGCTCTGGGCCACAGGCTGGACATCGtcttctacctgctgaggaTCGGACTCTTCTACATGGACAGCGACCTCATCACGCGCAACTCTGAAAAAGCCAAGAG CCTGATCGAGGAGGGCGGGGACTGGGACCGGAGGAACCGCCTGAAGGTGTACCAGGGCCTCTACTGCGTGGCCATCAGGGACTTCAAGCAGGCTGCAGAGCTCTTCCTGGACACCGTCTCCACCTTCACCTCGTACGAGCTCATGGACTACAAGACCTTCGTCACGTACACGGTTTACGTCTGCATGATCGCCCTGAAGAGGCCCGACCTCCGGGAAAAG GTGATCAAAGGAGCGGAGATCCTGGAGGTGCTGCACAGCCTCCCGTCCGTCCGCCAGTATCTGTTCTCCCTCTACGAGTGCCGTTACTCCGTCTTCTTCCAGTCGCTGG CCCTGGTGGAGCAGGAGATGAAGAAGGACTGGCTGTTTGCCCCGCACTACCGCTACTACGTGAGGGAGATGAggatccaggcctacagccagCTGCTGGAGTCCTACCGCTCCCTCACGCTGGGATACATGGCCGAGGCCTTCGGAGTCAGCACCGAGTTCATCGACCA GGAACTGTCCCGGTTCATAGCCGCCGGACGCCTGCACTGTAAAATTGATAAAGTGAACGAGATCGTGGAAACCAACAG ACCTGACAGCAAAAACTGGCAGTACCAGGAAACCATCAAAAAGGGCGACCTGCTGCTCAACAGAGTCCAGAAGCTGTCCCGGGTCATCAACATGTAG